TCTTGTTCACGGTGTTCAGTAGCGACGAATGTGAGTCACCCGAAGTATTTGGATTGCCGTCTGCGTGTCCACGTGGGTCGACCTTGGCAGGCGGGTTCATGACGACGAACCGATTGGGTCTTCCTTCACCAGGTACCCAATCTGACAAGTCAAACTTCTCACGCTCGCGCAGACTGCGTCTCCCACTTATAATTagttagctagctagctagctaacaACCTGTCACAACGATCGCCTCCTTTTTGCGTTCGTGTTGATCAGTCGTGCCCGAGGCCAAGCGGGTGATGATACCAAAAGTCCAAGGTTTTCCTCCCTCTCGTTTGCCGTACGGCTCGGTTCGTCTTGGGCGCAAACACCAACGGACGTGTCGTAGCAATACTAGTGACACTATTGTATACAGCTGGCAGGGTCTGGATATATTAAGATCGAAAAACCAGACATGGTGTGGATATGTCCCATTGATAGGTGACTATCGACGGATACGCTCACTTTATTGAGAGTGAGTGGAAAATCCAATTTTTCGAGGAGGAAATCCACTAACTGcaaaggggatgggaaaaggtgaaaaactcccaaaaggggaccgaacgtgttcagtctaagtagcatcatttggcgctcgtATATCGTTAAGTATTCTGACTACTTAAACTAAACGCCAAAACTTTGTGCCGAATGCCGACGTTTTCCGGCAAGATATGTATTGCAGGGTCTCGCATGATAGATCTCAGGGCAACCCACCTGCcacgttgtggcggtcgtcgGAGAAATTTTGCGTTGCTGGCGCAAGGTCAGAATCTGTTCCCGATGCCGAGCGgcgtcctcttccattttTCCCGCCCCGGAAGTGTTGGCCGCCAATCGGAATCGGCGGAAGACGGCCATCTCGAGAGCGTTCTGGTCCACCAAGTCTTGCTCGTCGTGGTCCTCGAGAAAGCTGACACTGGCGTTACCGACGTTGCCAAAAGCGCCGTGAGTATGGCTTTGGCCAAAGTAAAACTGGGAAGGGTCCGTTCCGAGTATCCGCCATGCGGATTCGAGGCTTTGGGTTGAGCGGAGGATGGTTCGATGGTGGCAATTCGGGACTTGCTGACAACCTTGGAGGCCCGACGCCAGATTAGAGCGGTGTTTGCGCTTGACCATATTGCTGATGTATTAGTATGCGGACAATCCACGGCGGTGGAATGCGCAAAGCACACAGAATCTCTTTTATGGCGAAGCGCATGTCATTGCATCCGTGCCATCAAGACAGTTCGTAAGGATCGCGCCAAAAGTCCTCGCAAAAGCCGAGAATAATTTTGTTGATACCCCAGGCATCGTGCTAGGGATGGTAGAGATGACAACCTTGTTGACGGCGGCATCTGGTTTGCTCCGAAAACTGGAGATGGATAAAAATGCAGAGGCTGCAAAGT
This sequence is a window from Phaeodactylum tricornutum CCAP 1055/1 PHATR_bd_44x36 genomic scaffold, whole genome shotgun sequence. Protein-coding genes within it:
- a CDS encoding predicted protein encodes the protein MVKRKHRSNLASGLQGCQQVPNCHHRTILRSTQSLESAWRILGTDPSQFYFGQSHTHGAFGNVGNASVSFLEDHDEQDLVDQNALEMAVFRRFRLAANTSGAGKMEEDAARHREQILTLRQQRKISPTTATTWQVGCPEIYHARPCNTYLAGKRRHSAQSFGV